CTCTGGGGATAGAAGTTGATAATCACATTTTCACAGAATACAGATGCTTCTGTCTCCCCATTTATGGAATATAAGTGAGACACAGTGAGATACATTTCATAAGAAACAATAGACAAACAGAAGAGGAAGTTGAGTGCATTAGTACTCAACAAATTATATTCAAAATCTACTTAATCATGTTATGAAAATATTCTCTTAATAATGTGACTTTTGAAATGCCTTATACTGATATTGTATATTAAGTTGAAACTTATAAATTGTGTAGCCATGTACTTTACACtccaaagcaacaaaataaaatattttctcattgcgaccaaataattaaattttctattttttttttttagccaccAAAATGGTTTTAATGGCTTAAAAAACTTCGGTTGTGGTTATTGGGCATCATCTGGTGGGAAATATTCTCTATGGGCTAGCATCCTTTCAGCAATTCTTACTTGAAATAGAAAAAACATCTCTGGTTTTATTCGCTAAAGTTCATTGCTTTGGTTAAATAGTGTTTtgtaatttgaaatatttcttattttcaataaatgagagaaaacagcTTTAAAGTCATGCTTTAAAGAATGAAGCTACATACCTTTTACGTATCTAACCTATTCTAGTTCATCTTTTGTTACAGAAACATGGCACTTTTGAAAGAATGCCAAACggtatgaaaataaaaacagagtatTCCCATTTGCACTGGTCTCCAATCTCCTGTAAGATTCAAAAGGGCAAGTGAGAGGCGGTGACATTTCATGGAAGCTAAAATCCCATGCTATTGAACATGAAGACTTCTGATGCTTAAATCCCATTAACTGCTTAGATCCCAATTTCTAGCAGTAATATAGTCTGTGTAAAAAATTCAGTCTACAACCACTCTCTGAATGCATGGATGAGCTGATCAGAACGTCAAAAACCAAGGAAACCCTAAGAGAGAAGAAAcctaataaaaagaatttaacatTGAAAACGTACAAGGCAAGGTCCCTTCCCCTGCTTACAGCCTAAGAAGTGATGTAACTGCCACTGTAAAAACAATGACGATGAACAGCATGTGCATTGAAGAGCAGCATGCCCTGGACCACTATTTGTTCCCAGTGGTCTACATAATTGTGTTTATAGTCAGCGTCCCAGCCAACATTGGATCTTTATGCGTATCCTTTCTGCaagcaaagaaggaaaatgaactaGGAATTTACCTCTTCAGTCTGTCACTATCAGACCTGCTGTATGCACTGACTCTGCCGCTCTGGATCAATTACACTTGGAATAAAGACAACTGGACTTTCTCCCCCACCCTGTGCAAAGGGAGCGTTTTCTTCACCTACCTGAACTTTTACAGCAGCACAGCGTTCCTCACTTGCATTGCCCTGGACCGCTACTTAGCAGTCGTCTACCCTCTGAAGTTTTCCTTCCTAAGAACAAGAAGGTTTGCATTGATTACCAGCCTATTTATCTGGATATTGGAGTCCATCTTTAACTCTATCCTTCTGTGGAAAGAAGAAACGAGCGTTGAATATTGTGATGCGGACAAATCTAATTTCACTCTCTGCTATGACAAATACCCTCTGGAGAATTGGCAGATAAACCTCAACCTGTTTAGGACGTG
Above is a genomic segment from Mus pahari chromosome 7, PAHARI_EIJ_v1.1, whole genome shotgun sequence containing:
- the Gpr65 gene encoding psychosine receptor — its product is MTMNSMCIEEQHALDHYLFPVVYIIVFIVSVPANIGSLCVSFLQAKKENELGIYLFSLSLSDLLYALTLPLWINYTWNKDNWTFSPTLCKGSVFFTYLNFYSSTAFLTCIALDRYLAVVYPLKFSFLRTRRFALITSLFIWILESIFNSILLWKEETSVEYCDADKSNFTLCYDKYPLENWQINLNLFRTCMGYAIPLITIMICNHKVYRAVRHNQATENSEKRKIIKLLASITLTFVLCFTPFHVMVLIRCVLERSMKVNDRSGWQTFTVYRVTVALTSLNCVADPILYCLVTETGRADMWNILKLCTRKHNRYQGQKRDILSVSTRDTIELEIID